One genomic window of Aethina tumida isolate Nest 87 chromosome 3, icAetTumi1.1, whole genome shotgun sequence includes the following:
- the LOC109608585 gene encoding protein tramtrack, beta isoform isoform X18 — protein sequence MASDQFSLHWDNFHNNMSSGMNSLLENEDLVDVTLAVEGKCLKAHKVVLSVCSPYFKELFKNNPCQHPIVFMKDVSYVALSDLLQFMYQGEVQVSQDNLTSFIKTAEALQIKGLTGENNGSNDTEVEVEKNSIAPVVAPPPQPTPQQEFRTEYKPLQKQRKVLQSQSQPTPSPKRARLSSDNSQLMTPVTKTEQLAPISTSNEVVQFKMEPYDQNQSISIDETPDETFGDDNTLDEANVDDTEDYSMMEGGEEEPQAGTSAEGAGEGQGVIYFESARKNPKVILDNYQYEINLKQANRTYWKCVSYYKTRCKARLVSSGSVIKISVEAHNHYPNVTSCDNLQSHVVKIIRCNQSYKR from the exons ATGGCGTCGGATCAGTTTTCCCTTCATTGGGATAACTTCCACAACAACATGAGTTCCGGGATGAACTCATTGCTCGAGAACGAGGACTTAGTGGATGTTACATTGGCGGTCGAAGGAAAATGTCTGAAGGCCCACAAAGTAGTGTTGTCGGTTTGCAGCCCCTACTTCAAAGAACTTTTCAAAAACAATCCGTGTCAGCATCCAATCGTGTTCATGAAAGACGTTAGTTATGTCGCGCTCAGTGATTTATTACAGTTCATGTACCAGGGAGAAGTGCAAGTTAGTCAGGACAATTTAACATCGTTTATCAAGACTGCAGAAGCCTTACAAATCAAGGGTCTCACGGGCGAAAATAAC gGCTCCAATGACACTGAAGTTGAGGTGGAAAAGAACAGTATCGCCCCCGTTGTGGCGCCGCCTCCACAACCGACGCCACAACAGGAGTTCCGTACCGAGTACAAACCGCTGCAGAAGCAACGTAAGGTGCTTCAGTCCCAATCACAACCCACTCCCTCCCCAAAACGTGCACGACTCTCCTCTGACAATTCTCAATTAATGACCCCGGTAACAAAGACTGAACAGCTGGCCCCAATATCCACCTCCAATGAGGTGGTACAGTTTAAAATGGAACCATATGATCAGAATCAATCTATTAGTATTGATGAGACACCAGACGAGACTTTTGGGGATGATAATACTTTGGATGAGGCTAATGTTGACGACACAGAAGATTATAGTATGATGGAAGGGGGCGAGGAAGAACCGCAGGCTGGCACTAGTGCTGAAGGAGCTGGTGAAGGACAAG gaGTCATCTACTTTGAGAGTGCCAGAAAAAACCCGAAAGTCATCTTGGACAATTATCAATACGAAATCAATTTGAAACAGGCCAACAGAACTTACTGGAAATGTGTGTCCTATTACAAAACACGCTGCAAGGCTCGATTAGTATCGTCGGGAAGTGTCATAAAAATTAGCGTCGAAGCCCACAATCATTACCCTAATGTAACGTCTTGTGATAACTTACAAAGTCacgttgtaaaaattattagatgtaATCAAAGCtacaaaagataa
- the LOC109608585 gene encoding protein tramtrack, beta isoform isoform X27 gives MASDQFSLHWDNFHNNMSSGMNSLLENEDLVDVTLAVEGKCLKAHKVVLSVCSPYFKELFKNNPCQHPIVFMKDVSYVALSDLLQFMYQGEVQVSQDNLTSFIKTAEALQIKGLTGENNGSNDTEVEVEKNSIAPVVAPPPQPTPQQEFRTEYKPLQKQRKVLQSQSQPTPSPKRARLSSDNSQLMTPVTKTEQLAPISTSNEVVQFKMEPYDQNQSISIDETPDETFGDDNTLDEANVDDTEDYSMMEGGEEEPQAGTSAEGAGEGQVKVYIDALVHKYPKLVYNGYKYYVNSRLTDRTYWLCSSYGKMDKCKARLMSTGKSIKLSSEHNHPPPLKFEQYKDLPFQTVILNKH, from the exons ATGGCGTCGGATCAGTTTTCCCTTCATTGGGATAACTTCCACAACAACATGAGTTCCGGGATGAACTCATTGCTCGAGAACGAGGACTTAGTGGATGTTACATTGGCGGTCGAAGGAAAATGTCTGAAGGCCCACAAAGTAGTGTTGTCGGTTTGCAGCCCCTACTTCAAAGAACTTTTCAAAAACAATCCGTGTCAGCATCCAATCGTGTTCATGAAAGACGTTAGTTATGTCGCGCTCAGTGATTTATTACAGTTCATGTACCAGGGAGAAGTGCAAGTTAGTCAGGACAATTTAACATCGTTTATCAAGACTGCAGAAGCCTTACAAATCAAGGGTCTCACGGGCGAAAATAAC gGCTCCAATGACACTGAAGTTGAGGTGGAAAAGAACAGTATCGCCCCCGTTGTGGCGCCGCCTCCACAACCGACGCCACAACAGGAGTTCCGTACCGAGTACAAACCGCTGCAGAAGCAACGTAAGGTGCTTCAGTCCCAATCACAACCCACTCCCTCCCCAAAACGTGCACGACTCTCCTCTGACAATTCTCAATTAATGACCCCGGTAACAAAGACTGAACAGCTGGCCCCAATATCCACCTCCAATGAGGTGGTACAGTTTAAAATGGAACCATATGATCAGAATCAATCTATTAGTATTGATGAGACACCAGACGAGACTTTTGGGGATGATAATACTTTGGATGAGGCTAATGTTGACGACACAGAAGATTATAGTATGATGGAAGGGGGCGAGGAAGAACCGCAGGCTGGCACTAGTGCTGAAGGAGCTGGTGAAGGACAAG tgaaaGTTTACATTGATGCTTTGGTACATAAATATCCAAAACTGGTCTACAACGGATACAAATACTACGTGAATTCTAGACTTACGGACAGAACGTACTGGTTGTGTAGTTCTTATGGCAAAATGGACAAGTGTAAAGCAAGACTAATGTCCACAGGAAAATCCATCAAACTATCCAGTGAACACAACCATCCACCACCTTTAAAATTCGAACAATACAAAGACTTGCCATTTCAAACTGTCATCCTCAACAAACACTAA
- the LOC109608585 gene encoding modifier of mdg4 isoform X31, which yields MASDQFSLHWDNFHNNMSSGMNSLLENEDLVDVTLAVEGKCLKAHKVVLSVCSPYFKELFKNNPCQHPIVFMKDVSYVALSDLLQFMYQGEVQVSQDNLTSFIKTAEALQIKGLTGENNGSNDTEVEVEKNSIAPVVAPPPQPTPQQEFRTEYKPLQKQRKVLQSQSQPTPSPKRARLSSDNSQLMTPVTKTEQLAPISTSNEVVQFKMEPYDQNQSISIDETPDETFGDDNTLDEANVDDTEDYSMMEGGEEEPQAGTSAEGAGEGQGVLFITTGKSAMSRVIFENYEFGLYKRMKNKLIYRCKKYPSNKCKCKLVVQNSTVTKQWTHTHKNDKVLDTRNWRFQIVQLRHSI from the exons ATGGCGTCGGATCAGTTTTCCCTTCATTGGGATAACTTCCACAACAACATGAGTTCCGGGATGAACTCATTGCTCGAGAACGAGGACTTAGTGGATGTTACATTGGCGGTCGAAGGAAAATGTCTGAAGGCCCACAAAGTAGTGTTGTCGGTTTGCAGCCCCTACTTCAAAGAACTTTTCAAAAACAATCCGTGTCAGCATCCAATCGTGTTCATGAAAGACGTTAGTTATGTCGCGCTCAGTGATTTATTACAGTTCATGTACCAGGGAGAAGTGCAAGTTAGTCAGGACAATTTAACATCGTTTATCAAGACTGCAGAAGCCTTACAAATCAAGGGTCTCACGGGCGAAAATAAC gGCTCCAATGACACTGAAGTTGAGGTGGAAAAGAACAGTATCGCCCCCGTTGTGGCGCCGCCTCCACAACCGACGCCACAACAGGAGTTCCGTACCGAGTACAAACCGCTGCAGAAGCAACGTAAGGTGCTTCAGTCCCAATCACAACCCACTCCCTCCCCAAAACGTGCACGACTCTCCTCTGACAATTCTCAATTAATGACCCCGGTAACAAAGACTGAACAGCTGGCCCCAATATCCACCTCCAATGAGGTGGTACAGTTTAAAATGGAACCATATGATCAGAATCAATCTATTAGTATTGATGAGACACCAGACGAGACTTTTGGGGATGATAATACTTTGGATGAGGCTAATGTTGACGACACAGAAGATTATAGTATGATGGAAGGGGGCGAGGAAGAACCGCAGGCTGGCACTAGTGCTGAAGGAGCTGGTGAAGGACAAG gtgtCTTGTTCATAACAACTGGAAAGTCAGCAATGTCAAGAGTCATATTTGAAAACTACGAATTTGGCCTGTACAAAAGAATGAAGAACAAACTTATATACAGATGCAAAAAGTACCCATCCAACAAATGCAAATGCAAACTGGTCGTTCAAAACTCCACAGTCACCAAACAATGGACTCACACTCACAAAAACGACAAAGTTCTCGATACTCGAAACTGGCGATTTCAAATCGTCCAACTGAGACACAGCatataa
- the LOC109608585 gene encoding protein tramtrack, beta isoform isoform X28 — protein sequence MASDQFSLHWDNFHNNMSSGMNSLLENEDLVDVTLAVEGKCLKAHKVVLSVCSPYFKELFKNNPCQHPIVFMKDVSYVALSDLLQFMYQGEVQVSQDNLTSFIKTAEALQIKGLTGENNGSNDTEVEVEKNSIAPVVAPPPQPTPQQEFRTEYKPLQKQRKVLQSQSQPTPSPKRARLSSDNSQLMTPVTKTEQLAPISTSNEVVQFKMEPYDQNQSISIDETPDETFGDDNTLDEANVDDTEDYSMMEGGEEEPQAGTSAEGAGEGQGLIFFDVGHKNPKIIMHNYDYLMYRKLTDKTVWLCAHYHKKDRCKAKVTTAGKFALVHGGHNHETTYRQKYPKHMLSRRVKIHYDS from the exons ATGGCGTCGGATCAGTTTTCCCTTCATTGGGATAACTTCCACAACAACATGAGTTCCGGGATGAACTCATTGCTCGAGAACGAGGACTTAGTGGATGTTACATTGGCGGTCGAAGGAAAATGTCTGAAGGCCCACAAAGTAGTGTTGTCGGTTTGCAGCCCCTACTTCAAAGAACTTTTCAAAAACAATCCGTGTCAGCATCCAATCGTGTTCATGAAAGACGTTAGTTATGTCGCGCTCAGTGATTTATTACAGTTCATGTACCAGGGAGAAGTGCAAGTTAGTCAGGACAATTTAACATCGTTTATCAAGACTGCAGAAGCCTTACAAATCAAGGGTCTCACGGGCGAAAATAAC gGCTCCAATGACACTGAAGTTGAGGTGGAAAAGAACAGTATCGCCCCCGTTGTGGCGCCGCCTCCACAACCGACGCCACAACAGGAGTTCCGTACCGAGTACAAACCGCTGCAGAAGCAACGTAAGGTGCTTCAGTCCCAATCACAACCCACTCCCTCCCCAAAACGTGCACGACTCTCCTCTGACAATTCTCAATTAATGACCCCGGTAACAAAGACTGAACAGCTGGCCCCAATATCCACCTCCAATGAGGTGGTACAGTTTAAAATGGAACCATATGATCAGAATCAATCTATTAGTATTGATGAGACACCAGACGAGACTTTTGGGGATGATAATACTTTGGATGAGGCTAATGTTGACGACACAGAAGATTATAGTATGATGGAAGGGGGCGAGGAAGAACCGCAGGCTGGCACTAGTGCTGAAGGAGCTGGTGAAGGACAAG GGTTGATTTTCTTCGATGTTGGTCATAAAAATCCGAAAATAATAATGCATAACTACGACTACTTAATGTATAGAAAACTTACAGACAAAACTGTTTGGCTTTGCGCtcattatcataaaaaagACAGGTGCAAAGCCAAAGTGACAACTGCCGGAAAATTTGCGTTAGTCCATGGAGGACACAATCATGAAACGACTTACAGACAAAAATACCCTAAGCACATGTTGTCACGACGTGTCAAAATTCATTACGATTCAtag
- the LOC109608585 gene encoding protein tramtrack, beta isoform isoform X13, which translates to MASDQFSLHWDNFHNNMSSGMNSLLENEDLVDVTLAVEGKCLKAHKVVLSVCSPYFKELFKNNPCQHPIVFMKDVSYVALSDLLQFMYQGEVQVSQDNLTSFIKTAEALQIKGLTGENNGSNDTEVEVEKNSIAPVVAPPPQPTPQQEFRTEYKPLQKQRKVLQSQSQPTPSPKRARLSSDNSQLMTPVTKTEQLAPISTSNEVVQFKMEPYDQNQSISIDETPDETFGDDNTLDEANVDDTEDYSMMEGGEEEPQAGTSAEGAGEGQGLIYFDVGMKNPKIIVDDYSFLMYKKEPNQTTWYCTHYFNRRAVRCKCRIVTSGRVVNIYGEHCHEINKSKPDKYRNMLSQAVTIVRHPQCFTVK; encoded by the exons ATGGCGTCGGATCAGTTTTCCCTTCATTGGGATAACTTCCACAACAACATGAGTTCCGGGATGAACTCATTGCTCGAGAACGAGGACTTAGTGGATGTTACATTGGCGGTCGAAGGAAAATGTCTGAAGGCCCACAAAGTAGTGTTGTCGGTTTGCAGCCCCTACTTCAAAGAACTTTTCAAAAACAATCCGTGTCAGCATCCAATCGTGTTCATGAAAGACGTTAGTTATGTCGCGCTCAGTGATTTATTACAGTTCATGTACCAGGGAGAAGTGCAAGTTAGTCAGGACAATTTAACATCGTTTATCAAGACTGCAGAAGCCTTACAAATCAAGGGTCTCACGGGCGAAAATAAC gGCTCCAATGACACTGAAGTTGAGGTGGAAAAGAACAGTATCGCCCCCGTTGTGGCGCCGCCTCCACAACCGACGCCACAACAGGAGTTCCGTACCGAGTACAAACCGCTGCAGAAGCAACGTAAGGTGCTTCAGTCCCAATCACAACCCACTCCCTCCCCAAAACGTGCACGACTCTCCTCTGACAATTCTCAATTAATGACCCCGGTAACAAAGACTGAACAGCTGGCCCCAATATCCACCTCCAATGAGGTGGTACAGTTTAAAATGGAACCATATGATCAGAATCAATCTATTAGTATTGATGAGACACCAGACGAGACTTTTGGGGATGATAATACTTTGGATGAGGCTAATGTTGACGACACAGAAGATTATAGTATGATGGAAGGGGGCGAGGAAGAACCGCAGGCTGGCACTAGTGCTGAAGGAGCTGGTGAAGGACAAG gtTTGATTTATTTCGACGTTGGAATGAAGAatccaaaaataattgtgGACGATTATAGCtttttaatgtacaaaaaaGAACCGAATCAGACAACTTGGTActgtacacattattttaatagaagagCGGTGAGATGCAAATGTAGAATTGTAACGAGTGGTAGGGTTGTGAATATTTACGGTGAACATTgtcatgaaattaataaaagtaaacctGACAAATACAGAAACATGTTGTCTCAGGCTGTTACAATTGTCAGACACCCACAATGTTTTACTGTCAAATAA
- the LOC109608585 gene encoding protein tramtrack, beta isoform isoform X2 yields the protein MASDQFSLHWDNFHNNMSSGMNSLLENEDLVDVTLAVEGKCLKAHKVVLSVCSPYFKELFKNNPCQHPIVFMKDVSYVALSDLLQFMYQGEVQVSQDNLTSFIKTAEALQIKGLTGENNGSNDTEVEVEKNSIAPVVAPPPQPTPQQEFRTEYKPLQKQRKVLQSQSQPTPSPKRARLSSDNSQLMTPVTKTEQLAPISTSNEVVQFKMEPYDQNQSISIDETPDETFGDDNTLDEANVDDTEDYSMMEGGEEEPQAGTSAEGAGEGQGIIYFDMATKNPKIIMDSHSYIILRKEQNKTIWMCTKYFISKENRCKSKLVTSGRMVRVSGTHNHEPKLTKDFRNMLSQQVTIVRCCIYFDVATKNPKIVLDDHDYLIYRKESTKTIWKCNHYFKQNRCKSTLVTTGRIVNVSADEHNHSPKPKKDKFDLFRRWNEESKNNCGRL from the exons ATGGCGTCGGATCAGTTTTCCCTTCATTGGGATAACTTCCACAACAACATGAGTTCCGGGATGAACTCATTGCTCGAGAACGAGGACTTAGTGGATGTTACATTGGCGGTCGAAGGAAAATGTCTGAAGGCCCACAAAGTAGTGTTGTCGGTTTGCAGCCCCTACTTCAAAGAACTTTTCAAAAACAATCCGTGTCAGCATCCAATCGTGTTCATGAAAGACGTTAGTTATGTCGCGCTCAGTGATTTATTACAGTTCATGTACCAGGGAGAAGTGCAAGTTAGTCAGGACAATTTAACATCGTTTATCAAGACTGCAGAAGCCTTACAAATCAAGGGTCTCACGGGCGAAAATAAC gGCTCCAATGACACTGAAGTTGAGGTGGAAAAGAACAGTATCGCCCCCGTTGTGGCGCCGCCTCCACAACCGACGCCACAACAGGAGTTCCGTACCGAGTACAAACCGCTGCAGAAGCAACGTAAGGTGCTTCAGTCCCAATCACAACCCACTCCCTCCCCAAAACGTGCACGACTCTCCTCTGACAATTCTCAATTAATGACCCCGGTAACAAAGACTGAACAGCTGGCCCCAATATCCACCTCCAATGAGGTGGTACAGTTTAAAATGGAACCATATGATCAGAATCAATCTATTAGTATTGATGAGACACCAGACGAGACTTTTGGGGATGATAATACTTTGGATGAGGCTAATGTTGACGACACAGAAGATTATAGTATGATGGAAGGGGGCGAGGAAGAACCGCAGGCTGGCACTAGTGCTGAAGGAGCTGGTGAAGGACAAG ggaTAATATATTTCGACATGGCAacgaaaaatccaaaaataataatggataGCCACAGCTACATAATATTGAGGAAGGAGCAGAACAAAACTATATGGATGTGCACCAAATATTTCATATCGAAGGAAAACCGTTGCAAGTCAAAGCTGGTGACTAGTGGTAGGATGGTACGGGTCAGTGGAACCCACAATCACGAACCTAAACTCACCAAGGATTTTAGAAACATGCTCTCTCAGCAAGTTACTATTGTTAGAT GCTGCATTTACTTCGATGTGGCGacgaaaaatccaaaaatcgTTCTCGACGACCACGACTACTTAATCTATCGGAAAGAATCCACAAAAACTATATGGAAATGCAACCATTACTTCAAACAGAACCGGTGCAAATCAACCCTTGTAACCACTGGACGAATTGTTAACGTTAGCGCAGACGAACACAATCATTCCCCAAAACCAAAAAAGgacaa gtTTGATTTATTTCGACGTTGGAATGAAGAatccaaaaataattgtgGACGATTATAG
- the LOC109608585 gene encoding protein tramtrack, beta isoform isoform X1: MASDQFSLHWDNFHNNMSSGMNSLLENEDLVDVTLAVEGKCLKAHKVVLSVCSPYFKELFKNNPCQHPIVFMKDVSYVALSDLLQFMYQGEVQVSQDNLTSFIKTAEALQIKGLTGENNGSNDTEVEVEKNSIAPVVAPPPQPTPQQEFRTEYKPLQKQRKVLQSQSQPTPSPKRARLSSDNSQLMTPVTKTEQLAPISTSNEVVQFKMEPYDQNQSISIDETPDETFGDDNTLDEANVDDTEDYSMMEGGEEEPQAGTSAEGAGEGQGIIYFDMATKNPKIIMDSHSYIILRKEQNKTIWMCTKYFISKENRCKSKLVTSGRMVRVSGTHNHEPKLTKDFRNMLSQQVTIVRCCIYFDVATKNPKIVLDDHDYLIYRKESTKTIWKCNHYFKQNRCKSTLVTTGRIVNVSADEHNHSPKPKKDKYKNMLCQNVTIIREGQFH, encoded by the exons ATGGCGTCGGATCAGTTTTCCCTTCATTGGGATAACTTCCACAACAACATGAGTTCCGGGATGAACTCATTGCTCGAGAACGAGGACTTAGTGGATGTTACATTGGCGGTCGAAGGAAAATGTCTGAAGGCCCACAAAGTAGTGTTGTCGGTTTGCAGCCCCTACTTCAAAGAACTTTTCAAAAACAATCCGTGTCAGCATCCAATCGTGTTCATGAAAGACGTTAGTTATGTCGCGCTCAGTGATTTATTACAGTTCATGTACCAGGGAGAAGTGCAAGTTAGTCAGGACAATTTAACATCGTTTATCAAGACTGCAGAAGCCTTACAAATCAAGGGTCTCACGGGCGAAAATAAC gGCTCCAATGACACTGAAGTTGAGGTGGAAAAGAACAGTATCGCCCCCGTTGTGGCGCCGCCTCCACAACCGACGCCACAACAGGAGTTCCGTACCGAGTACAAACCGCTGCAGAAGCAACGTAAGGTGCTTCAGTCCCAATCACAACCCACTCCCTCCCCAAAACGTGCACGACTCTCCTCTGACAATTCTCAATTAATGACCCCGGTAACAAAGACTGAACAGCTGGCCCCAATATCCACCTCCAATGAGGTGGTACAGTTTAAAATGGAACCATATGATCAGAATCAATCTATTAGTATTGATGAGACACCAGACGAGACTTTTGGGGATGATAATACTTTGGATGAGGCTAATGTTGACGACACAGAAGATTATAGTATGATGGAAGGGGGCGAGGAAGAACCGCAGGCTGGCACTAGTGCTGAAGGAGCTGGTGAAGGACAAG ggaTAATATATTTCGACATGGCAacgaaaaatccaaaaataataatggataGCCACAGCTACATAATATTGAGGAAGGAGCAGAACAAAACTATATGGATGTGCACCAAATATTTCATATCGAAGGAAAACCGTTGCAAGTCAAAGCTGGTGACTAGTGGTAGGATGGTACGGGTCAGTGGAACCCACAATCACGAACCTAAACTCACCAAGGATTTTAGAAACATGCTCTCTCAGCAAGTTACTATTGTTAGAT GCTGCATTTACTTCGATGTGGCGacgaaaaatccaaaaatcgTTCTCGACGACCACGACTACTTAATCTATCGGAAAGAATCCACAAAAACTATATGGAAATGCAACCATTACTTCAAACAGAACCGGTGCAAATCAACCCTTGTAACCACTGGACGAATTGTTAACGTTAGCGCAGACGAACACAATCATTCCCCAAAACCAAAAAAGgacaagtataaaaatatgttgtgtCAAAATGTTACCATCATACGTGAGGGTCAATTTCATTAA
- the LOC109608585 gene encoding protein tramtrack, beta isoform isoform X17, which translates to MASDQFSLHWDNFHNNMSSGMNSLLENEDLVDVTLAVEGKCLKAHKVVLSVCSPYFKELFKNNPCQHPIVFMKDVSYVALSDLLQFMYQGEVQVSQDNLTSFIKTAEALQIKGLTGENNGSNDTEVEVEKNSIAPVVAPPPQPTPQQEFRTEYKPLQKQRKVLQSQSQPTPSPKRARLSSDNSQLMTPVTKTEQLAPISTSNEVVQFKMEPYDQNQSISIDETPDETFGDDNTLDEANVDDTEDYSMMEGGEEEPQAGTSAEGAGEGQGCIYFDVATKNPKIVLDDHDYLIYRKESTKTIWKCNHYFKQNRCKSTLVTTGRIVNVSADEHNHSPKPKKDKYKNMLCQNVTIIREGQFH; encoded by the exons ATGGCGTCGGATCAGTTTTCCCTTCATTGGGATAACTTCCACAACAACATGAGTTCCGGGATGAACTCATTGCTCGAGAACGAGGACTTAGTGGATGTTACATTGGCGGTCGAAGGAAAATGTCTGAAGGCCCACAAAGTAGTGTTGTCGGTTTGCAGCCCCTACTTCAAAGAACTTTTCAAAAACAATCCGTGTCAGCATCCAATCGTGTTCATGAAAGACGTTAGTTATGTCGCGCTCAGTGATTTATTACAGTTCATGTACCAGGGAGAAGTGCAAGTTAGTCAGGACAATTTAACATCGTTTATCAAGACTGCAGAAGCCTTACAAATCAAGGGTCTCACGGGCGAAAATAAC gGCTCCAATGACACTGAAGTTGAGGTGGAAAAGAACAGTATCGCCCCCGTTGTGGCGCCGCCTCCACAACCGACGCCACAACAGGAGTTCCGTACCGAGTACAAACCGCTGCAGAAGCAACGTAAGGTGCTTCAGTCCCAATCACAACCCACTCCCTCCCCAAAACGTGCACGACTCTCCTCTGACAATTCTCAATTAATGACCCCGGTAACAAAGACTGAACAGCTGGCCCCAATATCCACCTCCAATGAGGTGGTACAGTTTAAAATGGAACCATATGATCAGAATCAATCTATTAGTATTGATGAGACACCAGACGAGACTTTTGGGGATGATAATACTTTGGATGAGGCTAATGTTGACGACACAGAAGATTATAGTATGATGGAAGGGGGCGAGGAAGAACCGCAGGCTGGCACTAGTGCTGAAGGAGCTGGTGAAGGACAAG GCTGCATTTACTTCGATGTGGCGacgaaaaatccaaaaatcgTTCTCGACGACCACGACTACTTAATCTATCGGAAAGAATCCACAAAAACTATATGGAAATGCAACCATTACTTCAAACAGAACCGGTGCAAATCAACCCTTGTAACCACTGGACGAATTGTTAACGTTAGCGCAGACGAACACAATCATTCCCCAAAACCAAAAAAGgacaagtataaaaatatgttgtgtCAAAATGTTACCATCATACGTGAGGGTCAATTTCATTAA
- the LOC109608585 gene encoding protein tramtrack, beta isoform isoform X33: MASDQFSLHWDNFHNNMSSGMNSLLENEDLVDVTLAVEGKCLKAHKVVLSVCSPYFKELFKNNPCQHPIVFMKDVSYVALSDLLQFMYQGEVQVSQDNLTSFIKTAEALQIKGLTGENNGSNDTEVEVEKNSIAPVVAPPPQPTPQQEFRTEYKPLQKQRKVLQSQSQPTPSPKRARLSSDNSQLMTPVTKTEQLAPISTSNEVVQFKMEPYDQNQSISIDETPDETFGDDNTLDEANVDDTEDYSMMEGGEEEPQAGTSAEGAGEGQDKIFFELGTKNPKIILDGNTYIIQRKDYKKTIWMCTKYFIKSNRCKCKLETSGKSVYATGVHNHDPTFNKDYSNLLSQKVNIIRK; encoded by the exons ATGGCGTCGGATCAGTTTTCCCTTCATTGGGATAACTTCCACAACAACATGAGTTCCGGGATGAACTCATTGCTCGAGAACGAGGACTTAGTGGATGTTACATTGGCGGTCGAAGGAAAATGTCTGAAGGCCCACAAAGTAGTGTTGTCGGTTTGCAGCCCCTACTTCAAAGAACTTTTCAAAAACAATCCGTGTCAGCATCCAATCGTGTTCATGAAAGACGTTAGTTATGTCGCGCTCAGTGATTTATTACAGTTCATGTACCAGGGAGAAGTGCAAGTTAGTCAGGACAATTTAACATCGTTTATCAAGACTGCAGAAGCCTTACAAATCAAGGGTCTCACGGGCGAAAATAAC gGCTCCAATGACACTGAAGTTGAGGTGGAAAAGAACAGTATCGCCCCCGTTGTGGCGCCGCCTCCACAACCGACGCCACAACAGGAGTTCCGTACCGAGTACAAACCGCTGCAGAAGCAACGTAAGGTGCTTCAGTCCCAATCACAACCCACTCCCTCCCCAAAACGTGCACGACTCTCCTCTGACAATTCTCAATTAATGACCCCGGTAACAAAGACTGAACAGCTGGCCCCAATATCCACCTCCAATGAGGTGGTACAGTTTAAAATGGAACCATATGATCAGAATCAATCTATTAGTATTGATGAGACACCAGACGAGACTTTTGGGGATGATAATACTTTGGATGAGGCTAATGTTGACGACACAGAAGATTATAGTATGATGGAAGGGGGCGAGGAAGAACCGCAGGCTGGCACTAGTGCTGAAGGAGCTGGTGAAGGACAAG ataaaatattctttgaacTTGGAACGAAGAACCCAAAGATCATTCTGGATGGTAACACTTACATCATACAAAGAAAGGActacaaaaaaacaatatggATGTGCACAAAGTATTTTATCAAATCTAACAGGTGCAAGTGTAAGTTGGAAACAAGCGGCAAAAGTGTATATGCTACAGGTGTTCATAATCACGACCCTACTTTTAACAAGGACTATTCCAACTTGTTGTCACAGAAAGTCAACATTATTCGAAAATAA